The DNA region GCATCCTTATTTAATTTAACTGTGCTACGAATGTCGTAACACTTTGAGAAGGAAGTTGGGCAGTAAAAGTATTGCCTGTCATGTTAATTGAAGAGCCGGCTGCCAGATTCCTTGTACTGTCTGTAATCCAGGAAGATACGTTTGACGCGTTTCCGTTCTGCAATACAAACTTTTGGTTTACAGCGGAAGTTCCTCGGTTGATTGCTACGATCACTACTTTGTTGTCTCCTTTATATGCGGAGATAAACGTTTGAGTATCCGGATTTTTAGTCGCATCCACTCTTACAAAGCCTGGCCGAACAAACTTGGAGAAATGGGCCATATTATATCCCCGTTTGCTGATGGTGCCATCCTCTTTCATGGGACCGTATTGTCTACGAATATACCACCATACATATGCCTGGAAGTCTGCCTCTACCATTGCATTATGGATGTGATAGGAGACATCCAACGCTTCAGGCCAAAGATCTGCCGAATTTGCATTACTATTGGGGTAATATACCTCTGACATCCAAAGTTCCTTTCCAGCACCTTTTTGTTTAAAAAGGGGGTAAGGGAAATTACTGAATTGCGTACCATACGTATGGGCACCCAGAATGTCCATGTTGGCTAGAGCTTGCGGATCATTCAGTATGGGGTCTGACATTTCTTTCAGGTAAGAGAAGGATTCGGGCGCCATTACTTTCGTACCGGTAATGGAGCCGGCATAATCTTTCATGAATCGAAGCATTTCCTGAGGCGTCCACCACGTCCAATCATGCGCATAATCCGGTTCATTCTGTACGGAGATTGCATAGAGATTAACTCCGTTGGATTTCATGTAAGAAACAAAGTCGTTCAGGTGCTGGGCATACGCAGCGTATTTGTCGTATTTAAGTCGCTTAGCCGCAGTGTCTCCATTGCGATTGAATGTTTCAACCATATCACTGGGAGGATTCCATGGTGAGGCAAAGACGATGGCGCCTTGTTCAATGGCTCGTTTTGCCGTTGGTATTTCTTTATACCAATTGTTCTTGTTATCATCAATATACATGCGCAGGATGGAAAACCCCAGCTGATTCTGTCCATTACCAAAAGCTGTATCTCTTTGTGAAGACGTCAAATCTCCGATCCAGGCGGGGTGATTAATTCCTCCAAATCCCTTGATCAGCTGCTTTTGAGAGGATAAGTTTACAGTAACATCGCTTGCGGCCGAGACTTGGATCGGCGTCAACATAAGCGGCAGGGCAGTAAGGCAGGCCAAAAGAATATTGATCGATTTCTTCAACTTGAATGACAACATGTACATCCTCCTCTTAAAATGAATTTATCAATCGGACAAGCAAATGAAATGAAATGATATGATATGCTTGTTTTGGACATTGACTTGCTTTTAATCACCTCCTTTCATACTTGGAAGAAAATTTCGCATGATTTATATTTTTTTGTATATTTATGAATTTAATTCTATTAAAAAATACAAGGAAATTAAACCGGATAAATTCCAGTTGTTTGTGTAATGCAAAAGACCACTTATTTTCGTAATTCCCTTGGGAGAAGGAGTTGAATTTCAGGAAACTAAGGGGATTTCTTCGAGAAGAGGGGAACTTCCATTGTCATACAGAGGAAGATTCATAGAAGATGTTACAGGCAAATCAGGAGTGAGCAAATGAAAGGAATAAATTTATTTTTTTTGATCCCTTGATTTTTTTTAAAGTATCTGATATCGTAAGACCTGTGATTTTGGAAAGCAGATATATCGACATTAATCAGGTCTTTCCAGCAGATAATTTTTGACCACTCCTTCCAAGGAAGTTAAGGCCATACGGACAGCCGGGTCAAACGCCGATTGGCAACTTATGTTGCCTTATTGATTGAGTTAAAAGCTCAAATTTTATAAGTTGGTTACTTTACAACCAGTGCATCTGCACATCAACTTGTGAAACGGTCAATAAGAGTGGTAAAGGCGAATTATTTGCTATATAGACTCTGATCTGATATTGATATACATGATGAAGCTTTCCACTAGAGGGGTTCTTTTGAACTTTTTTAGTTATGGAGACTTTGCGTCTTTTTTATGATGTATATCGACAAGCAAGTGTGATGATGCGCGATTGTGGCATTTTTCACCTTGCTTTTTTTGTTGGTTCAGAACGGGCGGAAGTTGAAAAATGAGAAAAATAATGAAATTAATTTAAAAAAATTCATATTGGGTTAGGAGAATGGAAAATGGGAAAAGCACTAATCATCGGCGCCGGTGGCGTAGCTTCAGTAGCGGTTCATAAATGCGTTCAAAACAGCGAAGTATTTGAGGAAATTTGCATCGCAAGTCGTACAAAATCCAAATGTGACGATCTCAAAGCCAAACTGGACGGCGGCAAAACAAAAATTACGACAGCTCAAGTGGATGCTGATAACGTTGACGAACTGATCGCCCTCATCAACGAAGTTAAACCGGATATCGTCATGAACCTGGCATTGCCTTACCAAGACCTGACAATCATGGATGCTTGCCTTGCAACTAAAACCAATTACATGGATACAGCGAACTATGAGCCAGAAGATACAGCGAAATTCGAATACAGCTGGCAGTGGGATTACAAAGAGCGTTTCGAAAAAGCGGGTATTACGGCACTGCTCGGCAGTGGATTTGACCCAGGCGTAACTGGCGTATTCTCTGCTTATGCTTTGAAACACTATTTTGACGAGATTGAATATATTGATATTCTGGACTGCAATGGCGGCGATCACGGATACCCGTTCGCAACCAATTTCAACCCTGAAATCAATATCCGTGAAGTTTCGGCAAACGGAAGATATTGGGAAAATGGTGAATGGATCGAAACAAAACCGATGGAAATTAAACGTGTCTATGACTTCAAGGAAGTTGGCGAAAAAGACATGTATCTGCTATATCATGAAGAGCTGGAGTCTCTGGCCAAAAATATGCCTGGTCTGAAACGCATTCGTTTCTTCATGACATTTGGCCAAAGCTACCTGACACACCTGAAAGCACTTGAAAATGTGGGCATGACTTCGATCGAGCCTATCGAATTCGAAGGCAAACAAATCATTCCGCTGCAATTCCTGAAGGCGGTACTGCCAGATCCGGCGTCTCTGGGACCACGGACTGTAGGCAAAACGAACATTGGTTGCATCTTCAAAGGCAAAAAAGACGGCCAAGACAAAACGTACTACGTGTACAACATTTGCGATCACCAAGAATGCTACAAAGAGGTTGGTTCCCAAGCGATTTCTTACACTACTGGCGTTCCGGCCATGATTGGTGCAGCAATGGTGATGACTGGCAAATGGAACAAACCAGGCGTGTACAACGTGGAAGAGTTCAACCCGGATCCGTTCATGGAAGAATTGAACAAATGGGGACTTCCATGGGTTGAAGATTTCAACCCGGTACTCGTTGACGAACTGCCGGAAGAAGTCAAGGAATCGGAGCTTGTTCGTTAAGATGCGTTTCGAGCAATTACCGACGCCATGCTTTGTTGTTGACGAGGGACTTATCGAGAGAAATCTCAAAATTCTGAACGGTGTCATGCAACGTACAGGAGCCAAAATCGTGCTGGCTCAGAAAGCTTTTTCCATGACCACGATGTATCCGCTCATTGGAGAATACCTGAGCGGTGCAACGGCGAGCGGGCTGTATGAAGCCCGCCTGGGTCATGAGGAGATGGGCAAGGAGAACCATGTTTTTGCCCCGGCTTATCGCGAAGATGAGATTGATGAGATTCTCTCGATTTGTGATCATATTATTTTTAATTCATTCTCCCAACTGGAGAAATTCAAGGACAAAGCACTTCAGGCTGGCCGAAAAGTGGGTCTCCGTATTAATCCTGAATGCTCGACTCAGGAGGGTCATGAGATTTACGATCCATGTTCTCCTGGTTCTAGGTTCGGTGCCAAGCACGAAGATTTCCGGAAGGAGCTGCTGGAAGGTGTATCCGGACTACACTTTCATACATTGTGCCAACAAAATTCCGATGATCTGGAAACGACGTTGAATGCAGTAGAAGAGAAGTTTGGACAATGGCTGCCTCAAATGGAGTGGATCAACTTCGGCGGCGGTCACCATATCACACGCGAAGATTATGACATTCCAAGACTGGAAGCATGTATCAAACGGATGCAGGAAAAGTATGGTCTGGAAGTATATCTGGAGCCTGGCGAGGCCGTTGCGCTCAATGCGGGGTTCCTGGTAACTTCCGTACTTGATTTCCATAAGAATGGAATGGATATTGCCATTCTGGATACCTCGGCCACTTG from Paenibacillus sp. JNUCC-31 includes:
- a CDS encoding glycoside hydrolase, whose translation is MLSFKLKKSINILLACLTALPLMLTPIQVSAASDVTVNLSSQKQLIKGFGGINHPAWIGDLTSSQRDTAFGNGQNQLGFSILRMYIDDNKNNWYKEIPTAKRAIEQGAIVFASPWNPPSDMVETFNRNGDTAAKRLKYDKYAAYAQHLNDFVSYMKSNGVNLYAISVQNEPDYAHDWTWWTPQEMLRFMKDYAGSITGTKVMAPESFSYLKEMSDPILNDPQALANMDILGAHTYGTQFSNFPYPLFKQKGAGKELWMSEVYYPNSNANSADLWPEALDVSYHIHNAMVEADFQAYVWWYIRRQYGPMKEDGTISKRGYNMAHFSKFVRPGFVRVDATKNPDTQTFISAYKGDNKVVIVAINRGTSAVNQKFVLQNGNASNVSSWITDSTRNLAAGSSINMTGNTFTAQLPSQSVTTFVAQLN
- the nspC gene encoding carboxynorspermidine decarboxylase, translating into MRFEQLPTPCFVVDEGLIERNLKILNGVMQRTGAKIVLAQKAFSMTTMYPLIGEYLSGATASGLYEARLGHEEMGKENHVFAPAYREDEIDEILSICDHIIFNSFSQLEKFKDKALQAGRKVGLRINPECSTQEGHEIYDPCSPGSRFGAKHEDFRKELLEGVSGLHFHTLCQQNSDDLETTLNAVEEKFGQWLPQMEWINFGGGHHITREDYDIPRLEACIKRMQEKYGLEVYLEPGEAVALNAGFLVTSVLDFHKNGMDIAILDTSATCHMPDVLEMPYRPPLIGSGEAGEKAHLYRLGGQTCLSGDVIGDYSFDQPLMTGDRLVFEDMAIYSMVKTNTFNGMPLPAIAVKRKDGDCEVVREFGYQDFKMRLA
- a CDS encoding saccharopine dehydrogenase family protein, yielding MGKALIIGAGGVASVAVHKCVQNSEVFEEICIASRTKSKCDDLKAKLDGGKTKITTAQVDADNVDELIALINEVKPDIVMNLALPYQDLTIMDACLATKTNYMDTANYEPEDTAKFEYSWQWDYKERFEKAGITALLGSGFDPGVTGVFSAYALKHYFDEIEYIDILDCNGGDHGYPFATNFNPEINIREVSANGRYWENGEWIETKPMEIKRVYDFKEVGEKDMYLLYHEELESLAKNMPGLKRIRFFMTFGQSYLTHLKALENVGMTSIEPIEFEGKQIIPLQFLKAVLPDPASLGPRTVGKTNIGCIFKGKKDGQDKTYYVYNICDHQECYKEVGSQAISYTTGVPAMIGAAMVMTGKWNKPGVYNVEEFNPDPFMEELNKWGLPWVEDFNPVLVDELPEEVKESELVR